The Candidatus Binatia bacterium genome segment GCCGGAGGAGGTGGCCAACCTAATGGCGAATGCAGCACCGGGCTTCCTCAAGACGCTTGATAGGTGGAAGCGACGAGGAGTTGTCACCCTATATCCTGCCCACGGATTCCCTCTCCATCCCTTCTTCAGGTTTTCTATGGGCCGCTCTATGGTGAAATTCATCGAAGACCTGTACTACCACCCGAAGAAGGTGGAGCGGGCACTGAAGGTAGTCACCCGTGAGACGATTGAGCAAATAATCAATAGCTGCAAGATGTTAGGCACCAAGCTCGCTTTCATCGCCGAGGAGCGAGCCGAGGCCTCCTTCTTCTCCCTGCCGATGTTCGAGCGCTTCTGGTGGCCGTACACAATGGAAATAGTGGACGCCCTTTGGTCCGAAGGTATCGTTACCTGGTTCCACCTAGACCTGAACTGGGACAAGAATATTCCCTATTTCAAGCAACTGCCCCGCGGCTCGGCGATTCTTGCTCTGGATAGCAGCACCAATATCTTTGCCGCTAAAGAGGTGTTGCGAGGTCACTTGTGCCTGGCTGGCGACGTACATCCCGCATTGATGTCCTTGGGCAAGCCGGAAGAGGTGGAGGCCTACTGCAAGAGACTGATCGACGACGTCGGCGGCGATGGTGGGTTTATCCTGGGCACCGGCTGCGAGATGCCCACC includes the following:
- a CDS encoding uroporphyrinogen decarboxylase family protein; this translates as GGTVADWLTSNISADKAWAIIDKVWDYTGGWDMDLASIPPGGAMRTKLTLCWTMGVKMKLAGVDLPDDYTSQAVEEEVMKPGDYDTIAEIGWKRFMFEDYLYRIMDITPEEVANLMANAAPGFLKTLDRWKRRGVVTLYPAHGFPLHPFFRFSMGRSMVKFIEDLYYHPKKVERALKVVTRETIEQIINSCKMLGTKLAFIAEERAEASFFSLPMFERFWWPYTMEIVDALWSEGIVTWFHLDLNWDKNIPYFKQLPRGSAILALDSSTNIFAAKEVLRGHLCLAGDVHPALMSLGKPEEVEAYCKRLIDDVGGDGGFILGTGCEMPTAVKLDNWRAMVQTGRTYEFSKK